From the genome of Chelonia mydas isolate rCheMyd1 chromosome 2, rCheMyd1.pri.v2, whole genome shotgun sequence, one region includes:
- the EIF1B gene encoding eukaryotic translation initiation factor 1b encodes MSTIQNLQSFDPFADATKGDDLLPAGTEDYIHIRIQQRNGRKTLTTVQGIADDYDKKKLVKAFKKKFACNGTVIEHPEYGEVIQLQGDQRKNICQFLLEVGIVKEEQLKVHGF; translated from the exons ATGTCCACTATCCAGAACCTCCAATCCTTCG ACCCCTTTGCTGATGCAACTAAGGGTGACGACTTACTCCCGGCAGGGACTGAGGATTACATTCATATAAGGATCCAGCAACGAAACGGCAGGAAGACATTAACTACTGTTCAGGGAATTGCAGATGATTATgacaaaaaaaaacttgtgaaagCCTTCAAAAAG AAATTTGCTTGTAATGGTACTGTGATTGAGCATCCTGAGTACGGTGAAGTTATCCAGCTTCAAGGTGACCAAAGAAAAAACATTTGCCAATTCCTCTTGGAG GTTGGCATTGTCAAAGAGGAACAGCTGAAAGttcatggtttttaa